The Flavobacterium sp. CBA20B-1 genome includes the window AATGGGAGTTCCTGTTTTGGGAATTTGTTATGGAATGCAGTTGATCTCGCATCTTTTGGGTGGCGAAGTGAAGAAAGGTGTAAAAGGCGAATATGGAAAATCTGAATTAACCGTATTAGCTGCTAATAGATTATTTAACGGAATTCCTGATAAATCTACCGTTTGGATGAGCCATTTTGATGAAGTGGAAAAAGCACCAGAAGGTTTCGTTGTTTCAGGAAAATCGAATATAGAAATTGCTGCTTTGGCAAACGAAGCCAAAAGTATTTATGCGGTGCAGTTTCACCCCGAAGTAACCCATTCTGAATTTGGATCTAAAATGTTAGAAAACTTTGTTTTTGATATTTGTAAAGCAGAGAAAAACTGGGTTTTAAAAGATTTTATCGAAACCGAAATTCAACGAATTAAAGAAGTGGTTGGCGATAAAAAAGTTATTTTAGGGCTTTCGGGCGGAGTTGATTCTTCGGTTGCAGCTGTTTTAATTCATCGTGCCATTGGCGACCAATTAACGTGTATTTTTGTTGATACAGGTTTGTTGCGCAAAGACGAAGGCAAAAAAGTAATGGAAAATTACGGCAAGCATTTTCACATGAACATTAAAATGGTTGATGCTTCGGAACGTTTCTTAACCAATTTAAAAGGAATCGATGAGCCTGAAGCAAAACGCAAATCAATAGGGCGTGACTTTGTGGCTGTTTTCGATGAAGAATCTCAAAAATTTGGCGATGCATCATTCTTGGCACAAGGAACAATTTATCCTGATGTTATTGAATCGCAGTCGGTAAAAGGACCATCGGCAACTATAAAATCTCACCACAATGTGGGCGGATTGCCAGAACACATGAAATTGCAATTGTTAGAACCTTTGCGCGAATTGTTTAAAGACGAAGTGCGTAAAGTGGGTGTTGAGTTAGGTATTCCGCGCGAATTGGTTTACCGCCATCCGTTTCCAGGACCAGGATTAGGAATCCGTGTTTTAGGTGAAGTTGATGCCGAAAAAGTGAGAATTTTGCAAGAAGCTGATCAGATTTTTATCGATGAGCTTTACAATCATAATTTATACGACGAAGTTTCGCAAGCTTTCGTAGTATTGTTACCAGTAAAATCGGTAGGTGTAATGGGCGATGAGCGTACGTATGAATATACAGCGGTTGTGCGTTCGGCAAACACTATTGATTTTATGACGGCAACTTGGAGTAAATTACCTTACGAATTTTTAGAATTGGTTTCAAACCGAATCATAAACGAAGTAAAAGGTATTAACCGCGTTGCATACGATATAAGCTCTAAACCACCAGCAACAATTGAGTGGGAATAATAAATTACAACAGCCTTAAAAATTAACTTTAAGGCTGTTTTTATATAAGATAGTTTCTAAATGAATCATTCAAAAGATAAATTGCATCCTAGAAGTTTTCACAACAAGCCTTATAATTTTCAGGAATTGATTGTAAAAGTTCCCGAATTAAAACAATTCATTGTAAAAAATCGAGAGGGAATTGATACCATTTTGTTTGCTAATCCAAAGGCAGTTTATTATTTGAACAAAGCTTTACTGCTGCATTTTTATAATTTGAATTTTTGGGATATTCCCAATCAAAATCTGGTGCCGCCCATTCCGGGTAGGGCAGATTACATTCATTATGTAGCTGATTTATTAAAG containing:
- the guaA gene encoding glutamine-hydrolyzing GMP synthase, which translates into the protein MTQGIIILDFGSQYNQLIARRIREFGVYTEIIPYNAPISEIKKHDPKGIILSGGPSSVFGSEAALVEKELFEMGVPVLGICYGMQLISHLLGGEVKKGVKGEYGKSELTVLAANRLFNGIPDKSTVWMSHFDEVEKAPEGFVVSGKSNIEIAALANEAKSIYAVQFHPEVTHSEFGSKMLENFVFDICKAEKNWVLKDFIETEIQRIKEVVGDKKVILGLSGGVDSSVAAVLIHRAIGDQLTCIFVDTGLLRKDEGKKVMENYGKHFHMNIKMVDASERFLTNLKGIDEPEAKRKSIGRDFVAVFDEESQKFGDASFLAQGTIYPDVIESQSVKGPSATIKSHHNVGGLPEHMKLQLLEPLRELFKDEVRKVGVELGIPRELVYRHPFPGPGLGIRVLGEVDAEKVRILQEADQIFIDELYNHNLYDEVSQAFVVLLPVKSVGVMGDERTYEYTAVVRSANTIDFMTATWSKLPYEFLELVSNRIINEVKGINRVAYDISSKPPATIEWE